From the genome of Odocoileus virginianus isolate 20LAN1187 ecotype Illinois chromosome 4, Ovbor_1.2, whole genome shotgun sequence:
GAAGTATAAATAGAATCAATGATCTTTTTCTAAACGGAGGGCTTTGCCTGGTATGGGGACTCAGAaggcttctttattttctttttttttttgcactgtgcAGCTTTATTAACCATTCAAGTACAGTAGTGTCTGTAAGATTGGGACAGAATTGGGATTTAAAAGTGAACAGATATTCAGCATCTAACAATTTGAAAGAAGCCACTACATACTCTTTTCACAGACATGTTTTCATGGAGCCAATACAGTACTAGCCATTAACCCAGCACACCAGGTGTACTGAGGTAGAAAAGATGCAACAAGAAAAATAGCTACATTAGAAAGACTTCAACACTttagaaaaagagtaaaacaCTTTTTGTTTCTCCCCTTTAGCCCCTAGAACAACATCATACCATCTGGATCTACCTATACAGTCCTACATCAGCTTCTAGAATATTTGTCAGGAGGGCAAAAGTAAAATGACACCGGCCAGTACAGTCTTTGGATAtttaggaaggggagggggagcaaGTCAGTTCTCAGATCAAATTAGTCAGCTTCAGTCTCGTCAGCAGGGTCTTTGGATTCTTTGTTCTTCCGCACTTCTTCAATGTGCTTGTCCTTCTCTCGCAAACGCTCCAGTTTGGCAGCCATTTGTGCCTCCTGGTTCTCTTTGTTGGCTTCCATCTTGTAGGTCAGCTTCTCTTCTGCCATTTTACTGAAGTTGTCATTCTTCTCTATCACTTTCTGAAGCACTTCTTTCTCGTGCTCCCGTTTCTTGGCAAGCTGCTTCAAGACCTCAGCTTCATGGGACTTGCatctttcttctgcagcttctaaTTTCTTCTGAATTTCCTCCAGGGAAAGATCCTTCTTCTTAGGAGGGAAAAAGGGAAATTCTGGGACAGATTCTTTTGATCGAGGGCTGAGAATCAGCTCAAAAGCCTGGCCTGAGGCACGCTTCTCCAGTTCCTTCACCTGGATATCAGAAGAAGCCATGGTGAAGAGAAGACAAGAGACTGGCAGTGTACTCTACACGATTCACTGGCAAGGAAAACCCCCCACTTTGTCTGTGTCTGCCATGTGGAAAACAAAACGCCCAAACTAGTATTAACCAATAAAGTCGCACTCCTATTGTTCCTGCGGTTTAAGGTCCTCATTCAACAGCGGGTTAACATGAATTATCAACAAATTTCATGAAGCTTTAGGTCTTAGGTTACACCTATTTGCTGCCTTGTGCAGAATTTTTCCACGAAAAAAAACCTCTACATCCCTTGATCTTTTCAAAGGTCATGATTCCTGCAGACCCAAGTCTAGTGTCAAACACGTAGGAATACAAGTTCTCAACAGCGGGAACTTAAAATCAGAGGCAGGGAAAGCCCGTCGGATGAGCATGAGACTCCCAGTCCAGAAGGCTTCTTTAAAGAAGTGATATTTCAGCTGCGCCCTGAAGGAGGAACAAGAGTGATTGGACAGATGAGGGAGGCAGCTGGTCAAGGAGCAGCCCAAGCAGAGAAGACCAGTGAAGAAGGCCCTGAGGAGAGAGGAGCATGGGCCATTTAAGGAACTGAAAGAATGCACTATTTCTTTTCTACAACTGAGACAGTTCCCATCTCTGTTGTCCTCCAGTGATGTGGGTCAGGAGACATCTTTTCCCTagcagtttcatttttaattgctaCATGTCACATCTGCATGCTCCAGG
Proteins encoded in this window:
- the LOC110133325 gene encoding stathmin-like, translating into MASSDIQVKELEKRASGQAFELILSPRSKESVPEFPFFPPKKKDLSLEEIQKKLEAAEERCKSHEAEVLKQLAKKREHEKEVLQKVIEKNDNFSKMAEEKLTYKMEANKENQEAQMAAKLERLREKDKHIEEVRKNKESKDPADETEAD